The following proteins come from a genomic window of Pyxidicoccus sp. MSG2:
- a CDS encoding sodium:solute symporter — protein MTLLDWLVLVGTTAFIVVWGMWKARSAQTTEDYLRGARELKWPTIGLAVMATQASAITFLSVPGQAYEDGMRFVQFYFGLPLAMVLISAVFVPIYYRLNVITAYQYLESRFDLKTRLLGAFLFLIQRGLAAGITIYAPSIILSSILGWPLEPTVVAMGALVIVYTVGGGSNAVSQTQKQQMVVMMGGMVVAALVIIWRLPEHVSFGKAVDVAGAFGRMNVVSFDFNVQDRYNFWSGITGGFFLSLSYFGTDQSQVGRYLTGRSISESRLGLLFNGVLKIPMQFLILFVGVLVFVFYQFSTPPLLFNEPLRERVQGTAQAGEFAAVEARWEQVHAAKKAEVERFLAAREAGDAAAESTSREALRGAAKQASDIRKEAKAVVARALPGVETKDSDYIFIGFVKRWLPSGLFGLLIAVILAAAMSSIASELNALGATTTVDFYRRVFRPNASDRHVLVASKLFTVFWGLVAVSFATFASLLDNLIQAVNILGSIFYGTVLGIFLVAFFLKHVRGHAVFGAAVISQATVIALFMLSDIGYLWFNVIGCALVVVLGLLLQAVLPRQPEPVPAAGA, from the coding sequence GTGACACTGCTCGACTGGTTGGTCCTCGTCGGGACGACGGCGTTCATCGTGGTGTGGGGGATGTGGAAGGCCCGGAGCGCCCAGACCACTGAGGACTACCTGCGTGGGGCCCGCGAGCTGAAGTGGCCCACCATCGGCCTCGCGGTGATGGCCACACAGGCCAGCGCGATTACGTTCCTCTCCGTCCCCGGGCAGGCCTACGAGGACGGGATGCGCTTCGTGCAGTTCTATTTCGGGCTGCCGCTCGCGATGGTGCTCATCAGCGCGGTCTTCGTGCCCATCTACTACCGGCTGAACGTCATCACCGCGTACCAGTACCTGGAGTCCCGCTTCGATTTGAAGACGCGGCTGTTGGGTGCGTTCCTCTTCCTCATCCAGCGCGGGCTCGCGGCGGGCATCACCATCTACGCGCCCTCCATCATCCTCTCCTCCATCCTCGGCTGGCCGCTGGAGCCGACGGTGGTGGCCATGGGGGCGCTCGTCATCGTCTACACGGTGGGCGGCGGCTCCAACGCCGTCAGCCAGACGCAGAAGCAGCAGATGGTGGTGATGATGGGCGGCATGGTGGTGGCCGCCCTCGTCATCATCTGGCGACTGCCGGAGCACGTCTCGTTCGGCAAGGCCGTGGACGTGGCGGGCGCCTTCGGCCGGATGAACGTGGTGAGCTTCGACTTCAACGTGCAGGACCGCTACAACTTCTGGTCCGGCATCACCGGCGGCTTCTTCCTGTCGCTGTCGTACTTCGGCACGGACCAGTCGCAGGTGGGGCGCTACCTCACCGGGCGCTCCATCTCCGAGAGCCGGCTGGGGCTGCTCTTCAACGGCGTGCTGAAGATTCCGATGCAGTTCCTCATCCTCTTCGTCGGAGTCCTCGTCTTCGTCTTCTACCAGTTCAGCACGCCGCCCCTGCTGTTCAACGAGCCGCTTCGCGAGCGCGTGCAGGGCACCGCGCAGGCGGGCGAGTTCGCCGCCGTCGAGGCTCGGTGGGAGCAGGTGCATGCGGCCAAGAAGGCCGAGGTGGAGCGCTTCCTCGCGGCCCGTGAGGCGGGGGACGCGGCCGCCGAGTCCACGTCCCGGGAGGCGCTGCGGGGCGCGGCGAAGCAGGCCAGCGACATTCGCAAGGAGGCCAAGGCGGTGGTGGCCCGCGCGCTGCCGGGCGTGGAGACGAAGGACTCGGACTACATTTTCATCGGCTTCGTGAAGCGCTGGCTGCCGAGCGGCCTGTTCGGGCTGCTCATCGCAGTCATCCTCGCGGCGGCGATGAGCTCCATCGCCAGCGAATTGAACGCGCTGGGGGCGACGACGACGGTGGACTTCTACCGCCGCGTCTTCCGCCCGAATGCGTCGGACCGGCACGTGCTGGTGGCGTCCAAGTTGTTCACCGTGTTCTGGGGCCTGGTGGCCGTGAGCTTCGCCACGTTCGCGTCGCTGCTCGACAATCTCATCCAGGCGGTGAACATCCTCGGGTCCATCTTCTATGGGACGGTGCTGGGAATCTTCCTGGTGGCCTTCTTCCTCAAGCACGTGCGCGGGCATGCCGTCTTCGGTGCGGCGGTCATCTCCCAGGCGACGGTGATTGCACTCTTCATGCTCAGCGACATCGGCTACCTGTGGTTCAACGTGATTGGCTGCGCGCTGGTGGTGGTGCTGGGGCTGCTGCTCCAGGCCGTGCTGCCCCGGCAGCCAGAGCCGGTACCCGCCGCGGGCGCGTGA
- a CDS encoding annexin, whose translation MRINEGGTRTTGTGEAGGSGQNSAAAEAERAAREAQRAAEEAARAAAEAARAQAAQAAQAQARAEAAAKKAQDALKQAQTALAQAQKQGAPKSELTRAEQAVARANTAAQQAATSARNAGNRASNASSFVPAPPLAAPPTQRQPPAGPPGVTPGYTKEQAAKDATELYRAMKGGLTGWGTDEDALFRALDKKSPGDIALIRQSFKEHYNLDLDSTIREELSGDDLTRANSILSGNKGNAGAAAIQQQTGWFGDKDAILKTLQQASPSERQSIARSFQQMYGKDHKDIQASSPEEFMRKALEPSLNGAQKTQLSSLLATTSATAPAQVNQLEASAARSKVNDALQGFFGADSQKVFDTLEGLPPEQKKILLADTALQAEMQKKLSKEDYTRARGMLEGNPAAANAAKINSATQGWFGADKSAILDVLKNTKPEDLPALKAEFQKQTNRSLESEVRSWGGNDAAVGLSYLNPPAANDKAGQARADAQRLHRAMDGAGTDEAALREVLGNKSKAQINDITAAYRDLYKKDLRSDLTSELGGRDKFEIVDQMYDLGAVDMNAPDAAQQQVARLRAQQKFEQSGGLGVIDTIQTWTKGESDSARLERNLDAAETAIASGNTDAANTRVGYSTDDVKDVQETKDSTADMAATAAVVVVTTAAVVATGGAATPLAVAGYAALGAGTRVATQAYFKGDSLGTDGLMQQGALGAVEGATAVIPLPKGLGGGSVAAVEGAEQVVKQTVAQRLKGAAIQGAWEGGIGGATGGAVDQAMQSETWQNGLMPGLAQVGNRAVRDGTIGTVFGAGTGVAVDGTMQGVSRMTRPREIPVVQNPDLPGNTTRVRYDNGRVHIEAGPHATPAQIQSHLETARALQKYEGPMGQIRQLKDRITQAMTGRPGFGTQGFESQLEVKKLKGILGELEGMQQRIDDRIRATAGKPDAATVAERAALEKEIANVEAQLRIHEVQVHSLDVGRGYVAKFDKNTERVFSGRVTELKQIESGLGALRPDEASLTKLIDHAADLQSTGRLEGMDDWIRATSAQAGTRDDLIQRMAELNRAVQQAETLAPGQRIRLDGASGSGPFNLKLEAAGPARTPGALEQTTRAAYATPAQREAFDVWAARTASSGANVETVLGRMPEAVRNKQVNDIAADIAALRSPSRARHTENLLDPINPQLAHTVKNGNITVHYEARPPDAHELAQAQKLAAARGEEVHIFGDDAAGRSYPGIDGTIGNPKRPMQLKFVPSTTDATAARAMAQGALEHAQHTGMKNVEVFIEVEGKTRAQVAAAWNGPLTGNSPPPLGPTVDGNAVKRIEIQAADGRMEVVFNPATGAYSFNNL comes from the coding sequence ATGAGAATCAACGAGGGCGGAACCCGAACCACGGGAACTGGCGAGGCAGGTGGTTCCGGTCAGAACTCGGCGGCCGCGGAGGCGGAGCGCGCCGCACGCGAGGCACAGCGCGCCGCGGAAGAGGCCGCTCGCGCCGCGGCGGAGGCGGCCCGGGCCCAGGCGGCACAGGCAGCCCAGGCGCAGGCCCGGGCAGAGGCCGCGGCGAAGAAGGCCCAGGACGCCCTGAAGCAGGCCCAGACGGCGCTCGCGCAGGCGCAGAAGCAGGGCGCTCCGAAGAGCGAGCTGACCCGCGCCGAGCAGGCCGTCGCGCGCGCCAACACCGCCGCGCAGCAGGCCGCCACGTCCGCCCGGAACGCCGGCAACCGCGCGTCCAACGCCAGCTCCTTCGTCCCCGCGCCGCCCCTCGCAGCGCCGCCCACGCAGCGCCAGCCTCCCGCGGGCCCGCCGGGCGTCACTCCCGGCTACACCAAGGAGCAGGCCGCCAAGGACGCCACCGAGCTGTACCGCGCCATGAAGGGCGGACTCACAGGCTGGGGCACCGACGAGGACGCCCTCTTCCGCGCGCTGGACAAGAAGTCGCCGGGGGACATCGCCCTCATCCGCCAGTCCTTCAAGGAGCACTACAACCTCGACCTGGACAGCACCATCCGCGAGGAGCTGAGCGGCGACGACCTCACCCGCGCCAACAGCATCCTCTCCGGCAACAAGGGCAACGCGGGCGCCGCCGCCATCCAGCAGCAGACGGGCTGGTTCGGCGACAAGGACGCCATCCTCAAGACGCTGCAGCAGGCCAGCCCCTCCGAGCGCCAGTCCATCGCCCGCTCCTTCCAGCAGATGTACGGGAAGGACCACAAGGACATCCAGGCCTCCTCGCCCGAGGAGTTCATGCGCAAGGCGCTGGAGCCGAGCCTCAACGGCGCGCAGAAGACGCAGCTGAGCAGCCTGCTCGCCACCACCAGTGCCACCGCGCCCGCGCAGGTGAACCAGCTGGAGGCCAGTGCCGCGCGCTCCAAGGTGAATGACGCGCTCCAGGGCTTCTTCGGCGCCGACAGCCAGAAGGTCTTCGACACCCTCGAGGGCCTGCCGCCCGAGCAGAAGAAGATCCTCCTCGCGGACACCGCCCTCCAGGCGGAGATGCAGAAGAAGCTGTCCAAGGAGGACTACACCCGCGCCCGCGGCATGCTGGAGGGCAACCCCGCCGCCGCGAACGCCGCGAAAATCAACAGCGCGACGCAGGGCTGGTTCGGCGCGGACAAGAGCGCCATCCTCGACGTGCTCAAGAACACGAAGCCGGAGGACCTGCCCGCCCTCAAGGCCGAGTTCCAGAAGCAAACCAATCGCTCGCTGGAGAGCGAGGTGCGGAGCTGGGGCGGCAACGACGCCGCAGTGGGCTTGAGCTACCTCAACCCGCCGGCCGCCAACGACAAGGCGGGCCAGGCCCGCGCGGACGCCCAGCGGCTGCACCGCGCCATGGACGGCGCGGGCACCGACGAGGCGGCCCTGCGCGAGGTGCTGGGCAACAAGTCCAAGGCGCAAATCAATGACATCACCGCCGCCTATCGCGACCTCTACAAGAAGGACCTGCGCTCGGACCTGACGTCGGAGCTGGGCGGCCGCGACAAGTTCGAAATCGTCGACCAGATGTATGACCTGGGCGCGGTGGACATGAACGCGCCGGACGCCGCTCAGCAGCAGGTGGCGCGCCTGCGGGCCCAGCAGAAGTTCGAGCAGAGCGGTGGCCTCGGCGTCATCGACACCATCCAGACGTGGACGAAGGGCGAGTCGGACTCGGCACGCCTGGAGCGCAACCTGGACGCGGCGGAGACGGCCATCGCCTCCGGCAACACGGATGCGGCCAACACCCGCGTGGGCTACTCCACCGACGACGTGAAGGACGTGCAGGAGACGAAGGACAGCACCGCGGACATGGCCGCCACGGCCGCCGTGGTGGTGGTGACGACGGCCGCGGTGGTGGCCACTGGCGGTGCGGCCACGCCGCTCGCCGTCGCGGGCTACGCGGCGCTGGGCGCGGGCACGCGCGTGGCGACGCAGGCGTACTTCAAGGGCGACTCGCTCGGCACCGACGGGCTGATGCAGCAGGGCGCGCTGGGCGCCGTCGAGGGCGCCACCGCCGTGATTCCGCTTCCCAAGGGGCTGGGCGGCGGCTCGGTGGCGGCGGTGGAGGGCGCGGAGCAGGTCGTCAAGCAGACCGTGGCGCAGCGACTGAAGGGCGCGGCCATCCAGGGCGCGTGGGAGGGCGGCATCGGCGGCGCCACCGGCGGCGCGGTGGACCAGGCGATGCAGAGCGAGACCTGGCAGAACGGGCTGATGCCGGGTCTGGCGCAGGTGGGCAACCGCGCGGTGCGCGACGGCACCATCGGCACCGTGTTCGGCGCGGGCACCGGAGTGGCCGTGGACGGCACCATGCAGGGCGTGTCCCGCATGACGCGGCCGCGCGAAATCCCCGTGGTGCAGAACCCGGACCTGCCGGGCAACACCACGCGCGTGCGCTACGACAACGGGCGCGTGCACATCGAGGCGGGGCCCCACGCCACGCCCGCGCAGATTCAGTCGCACCTGGAGACGGCGCGCGCCCTGCAGAAGTACGAGGGGCCGATGGGCCAGATTCGCCAGCTCAAGGACCGCATCACCCAGGCGATGACGGGCCGGCCCGGCTTCGGCACGCAGGGCTTCGAGTCCCAGCTCGAGGTGAAGAAGCTCAAGGGCATCCTCGGCGAGCTGGAGGGGATGCAGCAGCGCATCGACGACCGTATCCGCGCCACGGCCGGCAAGCCCGACGCGGCGACGGTGGCGGAGCGCGCGGCGCTGGAGAAGGAGATTGCCAACGTGGAGGCGCAGTTGCGCATCCACGAGGTGCAGGTGCACTCGCTGGATGTCGGCCGCGGCTACGTGGCCAAGTTCGACAAGAACACCGAGCGCGTCTTCTCCGGCCGCGTCACCGAGCTGAAGCAGATTGAGTCCGGCCTCGGCGCCCTGCGCCCGGACGAGGCCTCGCTCACGAAGCTCATCGACCACGCGGCGGACCTGCAGTCCACCGGTCGGCTGGAGGGCATGGACGACTGGATTCGCGCCACGTCGGCCCAGGCCGGCACGCGCGATGACCTCATCCAGCGCATGGCCGAGCTGAACCGCGCCGTGCAGCAGGCCGAGACGCTGGCGCCCGGACAGCGCATCCGCCTGGACGGGGCGTCGGGCTCCGGTCCGTTCAACCTGAAGCTGGAGGCGGCGGGCCCGGCCCGCACGCCGGGCGCGCTGGAGCAGACGACGCGAGCGGCCTATGCCACGCCGGCGCAGCGCGAGGCGTTCGACGTCTGGGCGGCGCGCACGGCCAGCAGCGGCGCCAACGTGGAGACGGTGCTCGGCCGCATGCCGGAGGCGGTGCGCAACAAGCAGGTGAACGACATCGCCGCGGACATCGCGGCGCTGCGCTCGCCGAGCCGTGCGCGGCACACGGAGAACCTGCTGGACCCCATCAACCCGCAGCTGGCCCACACGGTGAAGAACGGCAACATCACCGTGCACTACGAGGCCCGGCCGCCCGACGCGCACGAGCTGGCGCAGGCCCAGAAGCTCGCGGCGGCGCGGGGCGAGGAGGTGCACATCTTCGGCGACGACGCGGCGGGCCGCTCGTACCCGGGCATCGACGGCACCATCGGCAACCCGAAGCGGCCCATGCAGCTCAAGTTCGTGCCGTCGACCACGGACGCGACCGCGGCCCGGGCCATGGCGCAGGGCGCCCTGGAGCATGCCCAGCACACCGGCATGAAGAACGTGGAGGTCTTCATCGAGGTGGAGGGCAAGACGCGCGCGCAGGTGGCCGCCGCCTGGAATGGACCGTTGACGGGCAACAGCCCGCCGCCCCTGGGTCCGACCGTCGACGGCAACGCCGTCAAGCGCATCGAAATCCAGGCCGCCGACGGCAGGATGGAGGTTGTGTTCAACCCGGCGACCGGGGCCTACTCGTTCAACAACCTCTGA
- a CDS encoding serine/threonine-protein kinase translates to MERIQPVMGHREDAGAACVVCEAALDTSRCGHCGAAVAPGGYRVQRVISQSVHGRVYFAVGPDGRGVALKELLFALVPGTEQLDAFEREAAVLRSLSHPDIPRFVASFKEGSGVGTRLYLAQEFLEGESLLQRIDRKRLDEDEAWTLAAQVLETLQALHQRTPALIHRDVKPANLILRPDGRAALVDFGAARHLARDVTHGSTLVGTFGYMPPEQLGGTVEPSSDLYALGATLVHALSGRMPADLLDDGLALSFEQHVQGSAPLRSFLQRLLARKRSERFGSAADALTALRAARARPPEAPGVGQGEVTPSPSQAAEATTQPVPLAQEAEARVVGEGVTEAVPTLSKRRIVRRVLMGVSLGVLLAGALLASGLIDQDPVVVVVDPPDAVAPVRPGTPLPPSRPAPPGGGSHRNFRTPWPGASSSSSSSSSTSSGSH, encoded by the coding sequence GTGGAGCGCATCCAGCCCGTGATGGGCCACCGCGAGGACGCAGGGGCCGCGTGCGTGGTGTGCGAGGCCGCCCTCGACACCTCGCGGTGCGGCCACTGCGGCGCGGCCGTGGCTCCGGGTGGTTACCGCGTCCAGCGGGTCATCTCCCAGTCGGTGCATGGCCGCGTGTACTTCGCGGTGGGGCCGGATGGCCGTGGCGTGGCGCTCAAGGAGTTGCTCTTCGCGCTGGTGCCGGGCACGGAGCAGCTCGACGCGTTCGAGCGCGAGGCCGCCGTGCTGCGCTCGCTGAGCCACCCGGACATCCCCCGCTTCGTCGCGAGCTTCAAGGAGGGCAGCGGGGTGGGGACGCGGCTGTACCTCGCGCAGGAATTCCTGGAGGGCGAGTCGCTCCTCCAGCGCATCGACCGCAAGCGCCTGGACGAGGACGAGGCGTGGACGCTGGCCGCGCAGGTGCTGGAGACTCTCCAGGCCCTGCATCAGCGCACGCCCGCGCTCATCCACCGCGACGTGAAGCCGGCCAACCTCATCCTCCGCCCGGACGGGCGCGCGGCGCTGGTGGACTTCGGCGCGGCCCGGCACCTCGCGCGGGACGTGACGCACGGGTCCACGCTGGTCGGCACCTTCGGGTACATGCCGCCGGAGCAGCTCGGTGGCACGGTGGAGCCCTCGAGCGACCTGTACGCCCTGGGCGCCACGCTGGTGCACGCGCTCAGTGGCCGCATGCCGGCGGACCTGCTCGATGACGGGCTGGCGCTGTCCTTCGAGCAGCACGTCCAGGGCTCCGCGCCGCTCCGGTCGTTCCTCCAGCGGTTGCTGGCTCGGAAGCGCTCGGAGCGGTTCGGCTCCGCGGCGGACGCGCTCACCGCCCTGCGTGCCGCCCGGGCCAGGCCTCCCGAGGCCCCCGGGGTCGGGCAGGGCGAGGTGACCCCCTCGCCCTCCCAGGCAGCCGAAGCCACCACGCAGCCAGTGCCCCTGGCGCAGGAGGCCGAGGCTCGAGTGGTAGGGGAGGGCGTCACCGAGGCCGTCCCGACGCTCTCGAAGCGGCGCATCGTCCGCCGGGTCCTCATGGGCGTGTCCCTGGGCGTGCTGCTCGCCGGAGCGCTCCTCGCGAGCGGGCTCATCGACCAGGACCCCGTCGTGGTGGTGGTGGACCCTCCCGACGCCGTCGCCCCCGTCCGCCCGGGGACGCCGCTCCCTCCGTCGAGGCCCGCGCCTCCGGGCGGCGGCTCGCACCGGAACTTCCGCACGCCCTGGCCGGGCGCGTCCTCCTCTTCGTCTTCCTCCTCGTCCACGTCGTCCGGCTCCCACTAG